A part of Miscanthus floridulus cultivar M001 chromosome 6, ASM1932011v1, whole genome shotgun sequence genomic DNA contains:
- the LOC136460045 gene encoding protein MLP1-like — protein sequence MAPAPASSVAPLSAVSLPSLGDGDVFAVVVPPARPSLGFAKKKVVGASSSLISPSTSSLLPAVPTSSEPLDSQHSVDEVAAGASELPGGVAGLVAPEVTVAVAPGSSGDLAPASLEVALVAPASPQPASLSPSFASGGPSLSDDVVQQFDATHRLSELTAAWGSLSTLTTSFGEKLQSFSRDHSGFFFSSENERKLSSEVDALKADLDLLRSELETERQLHQKEEKALRARVVETEKQRDAAVESAKSECKALRVEKQKLSESIDEMKALVRSSHNRAEEVNTHAEEELALARLIRCGADRDLVQAQKTIEGLSGKLATATENWNALWKSFRSVADVLRTSTDDGQSWAQFIPRIPTRFQEFAKRCAQVCTKNVLAQVRVLAPEAPLSKIAEEAESQEYLDAVEKMEPEVEDLASRIVDGLNIDISFSDDNA from the exons atggctccagctccggcttcttccgtggctccgttgtcggctgtctcgctcccgtcgctgggtgacggggacgtcttcgccgtcgtggttccccctgcgaggccttctcttggcttcgcaaagaaaaaagtagtcgg tgcttcgtcttctctaatttctccatcgacttcttctctgcttcccgccgtgccaacgagttctgaacctctagactcacaacattctgttgatgaagtcgcggcaggggcttcagagctacctggcggagttgcgggcttggtcgctccggaggtaactgtggccgtcgcgccgggttcttctggggatttggctccggcttccctggaggttgctctggtcgctcctgcttcgccccagccggcttctctttccccctcttttgcctccggcggcccttccctgtccgatgacgtggtgcaacagttcgatgccactcatcggttatcggagctgaccgcagcctgggggagcttgtcgaccctcacgacttcttttggtgaaaagctccag tctttttctcgtgatcattctggcttctttttctcatctgaaaatgagaggaagttgtcttcggaggtggacgctctgaaagccgatcttgaccttctccggtctgagttggagacggagcgtcaattgcaccaaaaggaggagaaagcccttcgcgcccgggtagtggaaacggagaaacagagagatgctgcggtggagtccgcTAAGagtgaatgcaaag ctctccgagttgagaaacaaaagctctcggagagtattgatgaaatgaaggcccttgtccgttctagtcataatagagccgaggaggtaaatactcatgctgaggaagaactcgcccttgctaggctgattaggtgtggagctgacagagatcttgtgcaggcccaaaaaaccattgaaggcctgtctgggaagctggcgacggctaccgagaattggaatgccttgtggaaatcttttcgttcggtaGCCGACGTCCTCCGGACTTCgacggatgacgggcaatcttgggcgcagttcattccccggattccgactcgtttccaagagttcgcgaagaggtgtgcccaagtatgtaccaaaaatgtgctggcccaggtccgggtccttgctccggaggcacctctctccaagatagcggaagaagctgaaagccaagaatatcttgacgccgttgaaaagatggagcctgaggtcgaagatctagccagtaggattgtagatggtctaaatattgacatttccttttctgatgacaatgcctga